CGATACTTGGCGGACTCGAGTTGCTCGGGCACAGTCCCTTGAGTCTGTCGGATGTAGTTTACGACCCATGAAAAGGACGAAAGAGCCGTCAGCCCAAAAGCCCCGGACGTCAAAAAACCGGCAACAGCCAGGCCAATGATAATGGTGGCCGGAACAAGTATAGGACTGAAGAGGATGAAAAGCGGGGTTGCGAGCGCCAGTCCAGTGAGTGTTCCAAGAAAGGAGAGTCCAGAGAGTGCAAGCAGTATGCCGCCTACAGGAAGGCCAGCAATGACAGCAAGCACTTGAGAGGTTGATGGAGTTTTATCAGAATAATGAGTAACTCTACCCTCATATCGCTGTTGAGGGGTAAGAGCGGTGTCGTAAGATCTACCCTCATATCGCTGTTGAGGGGTAAAAGCGGTGTCGTAAGATCTACCCTGTTGAGGGGTAACAGCGGTGTCGTAAGTACTGCGTGTTGTTGTGTGCACTAGGACTTGGTGTGGCGTTGTATGTTCCGTCATTGTTGATGTGTTGCTCGCTCGAGTTTGGATTAAATTATAAAGCTGGTTTGACAAGAGAATTTTTTGTGAAGAATTGAAACAATGATAATGAGGTTGGGggtgttatatttttttttttatagaaacagTGATGTTATTGTGTAATGACACGTACGTGTGACATGGTGAGTAAGGAGGTTTGCATGAGGAACAAATTGCCAACTCATTCTGCGGACTTGCTGTGTTGCAGCCATGTGTTTGCAGCATTCAATGTGGGTATCTAGTAATTTAcaattacatatatttttttttttatgaaaaaaaaaactacaaaattaACCTCGAAACAAATGTTTCTATAGATCAAAATTCACTAAATATCTaataggtgaattcttatctacccaactcaaaaagtttggTAAAGTTACCTCCAATGTAAAATGTCTTGGAAACATGaaataattgtattattt
The Vicia villosa cultivar HV-30 ecotype Madison, WI linkage group LG6, Vvil1.0, whole genome shotgun sequence genome window above contains:
- the LOC131611389 gene encoding oleosin Ara h 10.0101-like, with protein sequence QPHYHCFNSSQKILLSNQLYNLIQTRASNTSTMTEHTTPHQVLVHTTTRSTYDTAVTPQQGRSYDTAFTPQQRYEGRSYDTALTPQQRYEGRVTHYSDKTPSTSQVLAVIAGLPVGGILLALSGLSFLGTLTGLALATPLFILFSPILVPATIIIGLAVAGFLTSGAFGLTALSSFSWVVNYIRQTQGTVPEQLESAKYRLADMASYVGQKTKEAGQKTKEVGQEIQSKAQESKQDIQAKAQESKRTSATAATTTTGTTAAA